One window from the genome of Amphiprion ocellaris isolate individual 3 ecotype Okinawa chromosome 23, ASM2253959v1, whole genome shotgun sequence encodes:
- the LOC111568563 gene encoding dynein regulatory complex protein 1-like isoform X2, with product MEKVNKDPEETPGRSVLPEKQETKTRLSTQKVEENPNEEVTEQSKREEEQERTKHFCHRCEQQENDMKASQETYDEIMRRWLTLDEDKIPAEPREALKSQQQLYDTIITDKKKRINDLLQELERRDDHYMKTLRNNEEEIDLLVDRMVEQMRTRTKAYREELGQMETVDQQETEVSLAQYKAEWKQEMKELYDKQTAEMTEWMDKVENDAEKHKDQLLKETDLYIQMLREETESQLEVQRAHQQLKAINRIIKLQAKTITDEPSKPADRKTNPKK from the exons ATGGAAAAAGTTAACAAGGATCCAGAGGAGACACCGGGACGCTCTGTGTTGCCcgaaaaacaagagacaaagaCCAG gcTCTCCACTCAGAAGGTTGAAGAAAACCCTAATGAGGAGGTCACCGAGCAGtcaaagagagaagaggagcAGGAACGTACAAAG CATTTTTGTCACAGATGCGAGCAGCAGGAGAATGATATGAAGGCCAGCCAGGAAACATATGATGAGATCATGAGAAGGTGGTTGACACTCGATGAGGACAAGATTCCTGCGGAACCACGTGAAGCCCTGAAGAGCCAGCAGCAGTTGTATGATACTATCATCACAGACAAGAAAAAACGCATAAACGACCTGCTGCAG GAGTTAGAGAGGAGAGACGATCACTATATGAAGACCTTGAGGAACAACGAGGAGGAGATTGACCTGCTGGTTGACAGGATGGTGGAGCAGATGAGAACTCGGACTAAAGCTTACAGGGAAGAGCTTGGTCAGATGGAG ACGGTTGATCAGCAGGAAACTGAAGTCTCACTTGCACAATACAAGGCAGAATGGAAACAAGAGATGAAGGAACTTTATGACAAACAG ACAGCAGAGATGACCGAGTGGATGGATAAAGTGGAGAACgatgcagagaaacacaaagatcaGCTGTTGAAGGAGACTGACTTATACATCCAGATGCTTCGAGAAGAAACCGAATCACAACTCGAG GTGCAGAGAGCGCATCAACAGCTGAAGGCCATTAACAGGATAATAAAGCTACAAGCAAAAACCATAACGGATGAGCCTTCAAAG cctgcagacagaaaaacaaaccctaaaaaatga
- the LOC111568563 gene encoding dynein regulatory complex protein 1-like isoform X1 encodes MEKVNKDPEETPGRSVLPEKQETKTRLSTQKVEENPNEEVTEQSKREEEQERTKHFCHRCEQQENDMKASQETYDEIMRRWLTLDEDKIPAEPREALKSQQQLYDTIITDKKKRINDLLQELERRDDHYMKTLRNNEEEIDLLVDRMVEQMRTRTKAYREELGQMETVDQQETEVSLAQYKAEWKQEMKELYDKQTAEMTEWMDKVENDAEKHKDQLLKETDLYIQMLREETESQLEVQRAHQQLKAINRIIKLQAKTITDEPSKVKTSSIKSRIST; translated from the exons ATGGAAAAAGTTAACAAGGATCCAGAGGAGACACCGGGACGCTCTGTGTTGCCcgaaaaacaagagacaaagaCCAG gcTCTCCACTCAGAAGGTTGAAGAAAACCCTAATGAGGAGGTCACCGAGCAGtcaaagagagaagaggagcAGGAACGTACAAAG CATTTTTGTCACAGATGCGAGCAGCAGGAGAATGATATGAAGGCCAGCCAGGAAACATATGATGAGATCATGAGAAGGTGGTTGACACTCGATGAGGACAAGATTCCTGCGGAACCACGTGAAGCCCTGAAGAGCCAGCAGCAGTTGTATGATACTATCATCACAGACAAGAAAAAACGCATAAACGACCTGCTGCAG GAGTTAGAGAGGAGAGACGATCACTATATGAAGACCTTGAGGAACAACGAGGAGGAGATTGACCTGCTGGTTGACAGGATGGTGGAGCAGATGAGAACTCGGACTAAAGCTTACAGGGAAGAGCTTGGTCAGATGGAG ACGGTTGATCAGCAGGAAACTGAAGTCTCACTTGCACAATACAAGGCAGAATGGAAACAAGAGATGAAGGAACTTTATGACAAACAG ACAGCAGAGATGACCGAGTGGATGGATAAAGTGGAGAACgatgcagagaaacacaaagatcaGCTGTTGAAGGAGACTGACTTATACATCCAGATGCTTCGAGAAGAAACCGAATCACAACTCGAG GTGCAGAGAGCGCATCAACAGCTGAAGGCCATTAACAGGATAATAAAGCTACAAGCAAAAACCATAACGGATGAGCCTTCAAAGGTCAAGACGTCCAGCATTAAAAGCAGGATCTCCACATAA
- the LOC111568563 gene encoding uncharacterized protein LOC111568563 isoform X3, with amino-acid sequence MEKVNKDPEETPGRSVLPEKQETKTRLSTQKVEENPNEEVTEQSKREEEQERTKHFCHRCEQQENDMKASQETYDEIMRRWLTLDEDKIPAEPREALKSQQQLYDTIITDKKKRINDLLQTVDQQETEVSLAQYKAEWKQEMKELYDKQTAEMTEWMDKVENDAEKHKDQLLKETDLYIQMLREETESQLEVQRAHQQLKAINRIIKLQAKTITDEPSKVKTSSIKSRIST; translated from the exons ATGGAAAAAGTTAACAAGGATCCAGAGGAGACACCGGGACGCTCTGTGTTGCCcgaaaaacaagagacaaagaCCAG gcTCTCCACTCAGAAGGTTGAAGAAAACCCTAATGAGGAGGTCACCGAGCAGtcaaagagagaagaggagcAGGAACGTACAAAG CATTTTTGTCACAGATGCGAGCAGCAGGAGAATGATATGAAGGCCAGCCAGGAAACATATGATGAGATCATGAGAAGGTGGTTGACACTCGATGAGGACAAGATTCCTGCGGAACCACGTGAAGCCCTGAAGAGCCAGCAGCAGTTGTATGATACTATCATCACAGACAAGAAAAAACGCATAAACGACCTGCTGCAG ACGGTTGATCAGCAGGAAACTGAAGTCTCACTTGCACAATACAAGGCAGAATGGAAACAAGAGATGAAGGAACTTTATGACAAACAG ACAGCAGAGATGACCGAGTGGATGGATAAAGTGGAGAACgatgcagagaaacacaaagatcaGCTGTTGAAGGAGACTGACTTATACATCCAGATGCTTCGAGAAGAAACCGAATCACAACTCGAG GTGCAGAGAGCGCATCAACAGCTGAAGGCCATTAACAGGATAATAAAGCTACAAGCAAAAACCATAACGGATGAGCCTTCAAAGGTCAAGACGTCCAGCATTAAAAGCAGGATCTCCACATAA